The Deinococcus wulumuqiensis R12 genome has a window encoding:
- the tmrD gene encoding putative tunicamycin resistance ATP-binding protein TmrD, giving the protein MIRMRPPIVWINGPFSVGKTQAAHALHERLPGSFVFEPGEMGQALRKLTPRFSGDPQEHPMWIPLMLDALQYASREADGPLIVPVSISDTARHRRLMSGLKDRGLSVHHFTLTAPLGVVLERLRRDGQTQVHVGMVEDRLRELRGEQFRTHIDTAQLSTQQVAELIAAEVGLTLAPPPQGALHWLRGALARRRDG; this is encoded by the coding sequence GTGATTCGAATGCGCCCTCCTATTGTCTGGATCAACGGCCCCTTCAGCGTGGGAAAGACCCAAGCGGCCCACGCCCTGCACGAGCGTTTGCCGGGCAGCTTCGTCTTTGAACCCGGGGAGATGGGGCAGGCGCTGCGAAAGTTGACCCCCCGGTTCAGCGGCGACCCGCAGGAGCATCCCATGTGGATTCCGCTGATGCTCGACGCCTTGCAGTACGCGAGCCGGGAGGCGGACGGGCCGCTCATCGTGCCCGTGTCCATCAGCGACACGGCGCGGCACCGCCGACTGATGAGCGGTCTGAAGGACCGGGGCCTGAGCGTGCACCACTTCACCCTGACCGCGCCGCTGGGCGTGGTGCTCGAACGGCTGCGGCGCGACGGTCAGACCCAGGTGCATGTGGGCATGGTCGAGGACCGCCTGCGCGAGCTGCGCGGCGAACAGTTCCGGACCCACATCGACACCGCGCAACTCAGCACGCAGCAGGTGGCCGAGCTGATCGCGGCGGAGGTGGGGCTGACGCTGGCGCCGCCGCCGCAGGGCGCCCTGCACTGGCTGCGCGGCGCGCTGGCACGGCGGCGCGACGGCTGA